The window TTGTTTACCCCCGGATATAATTCCAAATATTGCTACACCCAAAAGATAAACTGCGATGATTAAATAATCGAGAGAAGAAAAACCCATTGTCGGTTGGGTTTAACCTTTTATGGCTTGTTTAACTGTCTTGAAGATTTGAAAAATCCGGTCGAGTTGTGAAATTTTCAGTAAACTCGCAATCGAATTGTTTACGTTAGCAAATCTAACTTCTCCATCGTGCTCGTGCATTGTACGATGAGCAATCAGCAAGGCACCCAATCCGCTGCTATCGCAGAACTGTACATCTTTCAAATCTACTACAAGCACCGACGCTTTTTTAGGTTTGCATAGTAGTAAAAACTCGGCTTTAAGCTGAGAGGAGATAGAGGTATCGAGTTTCTTTTCATTTAATTTGAAAATTGTAACATTATCTTCTTTTCTAACATCAAATTTCATTCATTAACTCCGATTAAAACATTTTTAGGTACTGTACAAATTGTTGATAAATATTACTTGCCGGTTGCGCCTTGTTAAAGTTAAACTGAACATTATAAAAAGTATCGGCGGCACGATCCGCCAAACCGATACGGTATTTTGCACCGGTTGCTTTGCAAATATAAGCAGTGTATAAGACGAAATCAAGGTTTAAATTAATTATTACATCATAACTTGTTTCGCGGAGTCTATCAAGAAAGTTTTGTCGTGGTAGAAAAAATTTGTTTATGTGGCTGGCGCTCATTCGTATCACTTTGCTTCTCGGTAATTCGCTCAAAGAAGTCGAACGTATCCCTTCCGTAACGATAGTGATTTCTTTATTCTCAAGTTTATCGCGTATTGTCCGAAACGCAATACCGGCAGCTTGAGCATCTTCGTAATCGACAGGAAGCACTATAAGAATTGTCCGTGCGTGAGATATGAAATCTGTTAATTCTTGCTGAGTATCCTTTTCTTTCCTGTACAAAAACTTTGTGTATTGAAGCCCTATGTATTCAAGCGTGTGTTCGAACATTTTTATGAATGAGTTTGTTAAATTTTAAATAAATATAAGCAAATTAGGAATTAATAGAAACTTTATATATCTTATTCCCGCAATCAACAGTACACCGTTGTTTTCCGAAAGGAAGGATGTGGCGACCGCAAGGAAGCAAAATCTTGCTTTACGATCGAACTGATGTGAAACGTTAGCCCACTAGAGGTAAAAAGTAATTTCAGCGTTCAATATCGTGTTTTCAAGCAACAAACCAGGGGTACCTCAACTCCCAGAGGATCGGGAGATTCAACATTTATCTGCCAAATGTTATTAAGGCGGAAAAAGAAAGGATACGTTCCATGGAAAAAGGAACTGTAAAGTGGTTTAATGGAGCCAAAGGTTTTGGTTTTATTACACGTCCAAGCGGCGAAGATGTCTTTGTTCATTTCAAAGCAATCGTTGGCGACGGGTATAAAAATCTGAACGAAGGCGACCGCGTCGAATTTGAAGTCGAACGCGGGCCTAAGGGTCTCCAAGCTACAAACGTTTCAAAGGTCTAATCTACGAATAGTCGTAGACCACGGTCGATGAACTTAAATTATAACCCCGCATCTTGCATCAGTGAGATCGGGGTTTTTTATTTAAGTATTTCAGTAATACCGACGCGTATCATCATAACCGCGATTGCAGCCAAAAACAACGAGGCAACTTTAGCAATCGCACGCGAACCGGCTTTCCCCATTATTTTTAAAACCTGATCAGCATACCAAAAAACAATCCACACTATTATTAAATTAAGGGAGATGGAGGTTATCGTCCACAAGTAACCGTACGAGTCAACTATCATGAGGATGGTGGTTAAAGCGGCGGGTCCCATAATCAGAGGAATTCCAATCGGAACTACACCTACAGCCGATTCAGGATTTTTACGAGCTGTATCGCTTGAAAAAAGTAAATCGTTAATAGCAAGAACCAGTAAAACAAGTCCGCCGGCAATTCTGAAATCGTTTTCGGTAATCCCTAAAAATGCGAATAAAAGTTTTCCCGTTCCAAGAAAGACGATAGAAATTACAAGAGCCGTTAGCGTTGCCTCGATTATTAGTCGCTTACGACGCTTCTCTGTAATTCCCTCCGTCAAACCTAAGAATAACGGAAGCGTTCCGAGAACATCCATTGCAACGAACAGCGGGATGAATGCAAGCAGAAATGTTTCGAAGGGCGACATTGTGGCTTATTCTACAGTTATTCCTTTTGCTTCCAAAGCTGATTTGATAATTTTAATTGCTTCCTGCCTTGGAATTAGCAAACGTGCTTCAGCCTCTGCAACCGCATTGGCAAGCCTTCCCCTTTTGTCTCTTAAAAATAAAAATATGTGATACCCGAGTCGGTTGATGTCATTCGGTTCGACTGCAGAGATATCTCGCACGGCATTGTATGCAATTTTTTCTAACGATTCTTCTGAAAACTCTTTTACTTTAGGTGGATTTTTTGTTGTCATATTATTTGGCTCTTTATTGTTTGAAATATTTTAGTGTCCGGCTATTTGTTCAATCATTAATTTGCTTAGATAGAAAAGGAGCATACCGGCAAATACAATGATAGGTGTTATACGGTTCTCTGACCTGTTAATCTCAGGAATTAAATCGCTAGCTCCGACATAGGTTGCTATGCCTGCGGAAATAGCGAATACAATTCCGATAATCGTAGGGTCAATTTCAGCTAAGAAAAAAACTGCAATAATTCCTGCCATAGTAGCCATTCCTATAGCAACTGTTGCCCAAAAAGCATTTTTACGTGTCTGATTTGATGCTAACATAATTGTTGCAACCGTGAGTCCTTCTGGTAATTTGTGAAGCAACACTGCGATAAAGAGCATCAAACCGATATAGAAGTCGAAATGGAAAGCTGCTGAAATTGCAAGTCCATCGAAAAAAGCATGAATTAAAAGTCCGCTAAGCGCTGAATAGCTTGCAGTCTTCGATAGCATTATATCGGTGTGTGTTTCTTCTCCGAAGTGGAGGTGTCCGACTATCGTATGTTCAAAAAAATGTATTAGCGCAAAGCCCAACAGCATAAACAGAGGAGCAGAGTGCCCTAAGTGTTCTATACTTTCGGGAATTAATTCTAAAAAAACGAGAGCGAGAATAAAACCGGCGCCGAGAGCAATTAGATATTCCTGTACTTTTTTGGGCCAATCTTTTTTTAAAATAACAAGGCAGCCGCCTAAAATCTCAGCAGCAGCCGCAAATAACCCGAATAATATTATTGTAAACATCTAATTACTCCCGTATGATTTTTTGATATACTGTTTTGCCTGTTCGCGTGAACCGTCGTATGTAGTCATTTTTAAAACTTTATTGTATTGCTTTAATGCCAAATCGCGTTTCGACTGTAAATCGTAAATCATACCGATTTTTAAATTAGTCATTACCATAAAACCCGATTGATTATCTGTATCGAGCGACCGCGATTGTTCGTCGCATTTGTAAAAATGATTAAGCGCTGAATCATAATTCCCAACATTAAAATGATAAATCCCTAAATAATATTGTGCTTCGCGAACTGCCGATTCGTTATAACCTAAATAATTTTTTGAATTGTTATCGAGAACTTCCAAAAAAATATTTTTCATCTCATTCCACTTACCTAACGAACCGTACAACCTGCCTACATATCTATGAAAAATAGGGTTGTTGGGAAATTTAATATAGAGTTTTAAAGCAAGCGGAAGTGCCTGACTGTATTTTTTTTCATAATTAAAAAGTATTTGGATAAGAAAATAAGTTGCTTCATAATTTGCATAGCGTGCTTTTTCGGCTGCTTGCTTTAGTTGTTGAACGCCAAGCATCTTATCGCCTTTTGGAAATAATATTACAAAAGGTTTTACAATCGGATATTCTTCGGGTATTACATCCCTGTAATAATTATAGATACCCATTCCAAGCAGCACATCAGTATTGGTCGGCTCAAGATTATATGCTTGATGAACAATTGGGATTGCAAGTCTTCCGTCGTTCGCCGCATACAACCATTGTTCACGATGAACCCGGAGTCGTCCTCGGAATCCAATTGCACCTCCTTTAAAAAACAAAGCGGTCAGATCAGTCGTATTTGATTCGAGTTTCTTATCGCATAAAAAAATTACCTTTTCGAGCAGCGAGTAAAAATAATTGTCGTTTGAGGTGTTTTCAGGATTGACGATTATTCTCCACCATTCAATCATAGCAAGAAAAAAATGTCCCGATGGGTGGTCGGGATTTTGTTTGATAACTTTTTGAAATTCAATCTTGGCGTTGTCGAATTGTAAACTGTAAATTAATTCAACTCCCCGCTGTGTTAAAGCATCGGCGGTGCTGTCTGGAATCCATTGAGAAAATGAATTCCCAAAACAGATGAATAGCAAGGTAATCGATATTAGTAATTTCATATAATAAAGGGGTTATCCGAATTTTATTATTCGAATAACCCCGCATTTAAGTGTAATATTTTTACTTTAAATATTTTCCGATATCTTCAACCGTTATTAATCTGACGCCTCCTTTTTTGTAAACAGCACCCTTGATGAATACTGTTATTCCGAGGTAAGGCTTCAGTTGGTCTTCGATTTTTATATCGGTTAAACCGCCGGTTAAAAAAACAAGTTTTCCGGTTCCTTTTTCAAACAATACAAATGTTCCGCCCTTCTTGAAATTATCGAGTGTAATTTCAGTACCAGCCGGAGTTGTAGGTTTGATGTTGTCTTTGACGAATGTTGTCAACTCAACGATTTCGCCATAAACAGTAGCTTTTTTCTGTGCGAATGTTGAATTATTGAATAGGAATAATCCTAAAATTAGAATTAATCCATAAAATAAAAATTTTGTTTTCATCTTCCGCTCCTAAAATTATTTTGAAGTTTTTGAATATGGATTATAAGCGACGCTTTGATAGGAAATTCTTACGTGGAGATATTGATCGAGAGAAGAACCATATATTAAAGTTCCATTAGCGAGATTTCGCTCGATTAAAATTCTTCCGTAATTTCCATTAACACCTTTGTAATAAATAATTTTAGATGTAGTGGCGGCAACGGAATCAACAGGAATTTCATAAAGTGTATAAGTTGTCGTATCGGGCGGAGTAATTTGAGGATCGTTTAAGGTATTAGAACTAATCGAGACGGTCGAGAATCGTGTAATTCTTCTGTTTGCCCTATACAGATGAGAGCTACTCAGCGCCACATTGCTTCCTGTTTTTGTATCTACAAAAACATCGATTTGTGAACTATCAGCGTTTAAAAGTGAGATAGTTTTCGGCAAGCTTGTTTGCGAGTAGTAAAAAATTAAACCGCTTGCAAAACCGGTTCCGCTTGTTCGCTCGTAAACTTGAATTGGGATAGTCCCTTCAGTATCAAACCGCCAAGCCGGCGACCATTTGATGGTAACCGAATCGCTGTTGATGTAACCCTCGGATGTGGCAGCAGCTTGTGATGTAATTTCGAATCTGTATATCATCCCGTTGTTCAAGCTCGCTATTACTACACTACTATCGGCACCCTTTGGTACCGATGTAGTTCTAACAGTGTTATTGTCCAAAGTTTTTACTTTGATAATATAGTTTACTAAGTCAGCTAAATTTTCGTTTGTTGATTTTGTCCACTTCAAAACGACACTAGTATTACTTGCTGAATATGCTTTCAAGTTAGTTACTGGTTGCAGTTTAACTTTGCCTGGTCCTGTTGTAGAATCCTGGCAGCCTGCCCAGAGTAATGTAATTACCGCTATAAAAACAAGCGGTAACAACTTTGCTTTATAATTCATTGTATCCTCCTAAAATATTATTTATTAGTTTTTGAATAAATATTTTCAGGCACCGTTTGATATGAAACCTGGAAACGCAAATATTGTGATGGAGAAGTTCCCCAGAGTAATGTCCCATTTTCGGGATTGCGCATAATTAGTAAACGCCCGTAATCTTTTCCACCTCTTGCTCTAAAATAA of the Bacteroidota bacterium genome contains:
- a CDS encoding STAS domain-containing protein — protein: MKFDVRKEDNVTIFKLNEKKLDTSISSQLKAEFLLLCKPKKASVLVVDLKDVQFCDSSGLGALLIAHRTMHEHDGEVRFANVNNSIASLLKISQLDRIFQIFKTVKQAIKG
- a CDS encoding cold-shock protein; the protein is MEKGTVKWFNGAKGFGFITRPSGEDVFVHFKAIVGDGYKNLNEGDRVEFEVERGPKGLQATNVSKV
- a CDS encoding MarC family protein codes for the protein MSPFETFLLAFIPLFVAMDVLGTLPLFLGLTEGITEKRRKRLIIEATLTALVISIVFLGTGKLLFAFLGITENDFRIAGGLVLLVLAINDLLFSSDTARKNPESAVGVVPIGIPLIMGPAALTTILMIVDSYGYLWTITSISLNLIIVWIVFWYADQVLKIMGKAGSRAIAKVASLFLAAIAVMMIRVGITEILK
- a CDS encoding ZIP family metal transporter; its protein translation is MFTIILFGLFAAAAEILGGCLVILKKDWPKKVQEYLIALGAGFILALVFLELIPESIEHLGHSAPLFMLLGFALIHFFEHTIVGHLHFGEETHTDIMLSKTASYSALSGLLIHAFFDGLAISAAFHFDFYIGLMLFIAVLLHKLPEGLTVATIMLASNQTRKNAFWATVAIGMATMAGIIAVFFLAEIDPTIIGIVFAISAGIATYVGASDLIPEINRSENRITPIIVFAGMLLFYLSKLMIEQIAGH
- a CDS encoding fibronectin type III domain-containing protein — translated: MNYKAKLLPLVFIAVITLLWAGCQDSTTGPGKVKLQPVTNLKAYSASNTSVVLKWTKSTNENLADLVNYIIKVKTLDNNTVRTTSVPKGADSSVVIASLNNGMIYRFEITSQAAATSEGYINSDSVTIKWSPAWRFDTEGTIPIQVYERTSGTGFASGLIFYYSQTSLPKTISLLNADSSQIDVFVDTKTGSNVALSSSHLYRANRRITRFSTVSISSNTLNDPQITPPDTTTYTLYEIPVDSVAATTSKIIYYKGVNGNYGRILIERNLANGTLIYGSSLDQYLHVRISYQSVAYNPYSKTSK